In Microscilla marina ATCC 23134, a single window of DNA contains:
- a CDS encoding ATP-grasp domain-containing protein, whose translation MDLSNEVLLIPEKADKERDALALVWQQYGGKVMHVGKFWQAPNTGNARVSIYGNDTFALVLAQVLGRALLSPQDELVAQLPYRWGKRKLDLIVAEYFAIDQLPVFVKSVKPKLLTAKVVRLEDEVEAIQALGNETLICSEVIDDLVAEVRSFVLGKQIQDLALYEGSTDLKTAQQFIHHFLHSAEAAALPHSFVLDIGYSKTRGWCIIEFNSCWGAGLNHCRPEKVLASIRAATI comes from the coding sequence ATGGACTTATCAAACGAAGTATTACTAATCCCCGAAAAGGCAGACAAAGAACGGGATGCTTTGGCGTTGGTATGGCAACAGTACGGAGGCAAAGTAATGCACGTTGGCAAGTTTTGGCAAGCTCCCAACACTGGCAATGCCCGCGTTAGCATTTACGGTAACGATACTTTTGCTTTGGTATTGGCTCAAGTCTTGGGGCGTGCTTTACTATCGCCACAAGACGAACTCGTTGCTCAACTGCCTTATCGATGGGGCAAACGGAAGTTGGACTTAATAGTCGCGGAATATTTTGCGATAGACCAGTTGCCAGTATTTGTAAAGTCGGTTAAACCAAAACTACTGACTGCTAAAGTAGTACGACTGGAAGACGAAGTAGAAGCAATACAAGCATTAGGCAACGAAACTTTGATTTGCTCGGAGGTGATTGACGACCTGGTGGCAGAAGTACGCTCTTTTGTGCTTGGCAAACAAATACAAGACCTGGCTTTGTATGAAGGCAGCACTGACCTTAAGACTGCCCAGCAGTTTATCCACCATTTTTTACACTCTGCTGAGGCTGCCGCTCTCCCCCACTCATTTGTGCTAGACATAGGCTACAGTAAAACAAGAGGCTGGTGCATTATAGAGTTTAATTCTTGTTGGGGTGCAGGACTCAACCACTGCCGCCCCGAAAAAGTGCTTGCTTCCATTCGAGCAGCTACGATATAG
- a CDS encoding MFS transporter, with protein sequence MYMQDTENTPESNNQQASNSPPFPTKQVNDQEASFYTAQFGLLCLSSFLFFSSFSMILAELPSFLTSLGGKEYKGLIIALFTLAAGLSRPFSGKLTDTVGRIPIIVFGAVVCFLTGFLYPLLLTVGGFLFIRFVHGLSTGFTPTGTAAYVADVVPIRKRGEAMGIFGLTNNIGTAIGPAFGSYIALHYPIQYMFYCSSGFAILSILILIKLKETLPQKQRQPFRWSLLKINPRDIIELRVVAPSVTLLLSVFSFGIILTIIPDFSDHLGIKNKGLFFTVFTLSSLGIRFVAGKISDRFGRVSVIKVGAIIQLISMVIIGMATTPLMLMMGAVFFGIAVGIMSPTAFAWTIDLSHDNARGRALATLYIALEAGIGIGALVSAWVFANNPANFPWTFWLGGFSALAAFLYLQFGVKQEHMT encoded by the coding sequence ATGTATATGCAAGACACTGAAAATACTCCAGAATCAAACAACCAACAAGCCAGTAACTCCCCTCCTTTTCCAACAAAACAAGTAAACGATCAAGAAGCCAGCTTTTATACCGCACAGTTTGGGCTGCTTTGCCTAAGTTCATTTTTGTTTTTTTCCAGTTTTTCAATGATTTTGGCAGAATTACCCTCTTTCCTTACCTCACTGGGGGGCAAAGAATACAAGGGGCTTATCATTGCCTTATTTACTTTGGCAGCAGGTTTATCACGACCGTTTAGCGGTAAACTCACCGATACTGTAGGGCGCATTCCTATCATTGTATTTGGTGCAGTGGTTTGTTTTCTTACAGGCTTTTTATACCCTCTGTTGCTTACTGTAGGTGGTTTTTTGTTTATTCGGTTTGTTCACGGTTTGTCTACTGGATTTACGCCCACCGGTACTGCAGCCTATGTAGCCGATGTAGTGCCCATACGCAAAAGAGGCGAAGCCATGGGTATTTTTGGTTTGACCAATAATATTGGCACTGCTATAGGCCCTGCTTTTGGTAGTTATATTGCCTTGCATTACCCTATTCAATATATGTTTTATTGTTCTTCAGGGTTTGCTATTTTATCCATTCTTATTTTGATCAAACTCAAAGAAACCCTGCCCCAAAAGCAACGCCAACCATTTAGGTGGAGTTTGTTGAAGATAAACCCCAGAGATATTATAGAGTTGAGGGTGGTTGCTCCTTCTGTAACTTTGCTATTATCTGTGTTTTCATTTGGTATTATTCTCACCATTATACCTGATTTTAGCGATCACCTCGGCATTAAAAACAAGGGTTTATTCTTTACAGTATTTACCTTAAGTTCGTTGGGTATCAGATTTGTTGCGGGCAAGATATCCGATCGTTTTGGCAGGGTGTCAGTGATTAAAGTAGGCGCTATTATCCAATTAATCTCTATGGTTATCATTGGAATGGCTACCACCCCACTGATGTTGATGATGGGTGCGGTATTTTTTGGCATAGCGGTGGGTATTATGTCCCCTACGGCTTTCGCCTGGACCATTGACTTGAGCCATGATAATGCCAGAGGGAGGGCTTTGGCTACTTTGTATATTGCCCTGGAAGCAGGCATTGGTATAGGGGCTCTTGTATCGGCTTGGGTGTTTGCCAATAATCCAGCGAACTTTCCATGGACATTTTGGTTAGGAGGGTTTTCGGCACTAGCCGCATTTTTGTACTTGCAGTTTGGAGTAAAACAAGAGCACATGACCTAA
- a CDS encoding tetratricopeptide repeat protein, with amino-acid sequence MRKPFYYLFFICLLGASGTWAQTAEEYFDSGNQKLMKEDYDGAVNDYNNAIAQKTNVAAFFANRAIAKYRLGRYLESVQDCDIALRLEPNQSKVYNNRGLANFGLKRYKEAVSDYTKATALEPTFAKAYNNRAFTYLTMRVFQSAIDDYDKSIGLKMADAASYNNRGWAKAKLKRFTEAEQDYNKAIAMDPEYAMAYNNRGYVRAKLGDYTNSVRDYSKSIILNPRFSDAYLWRGITHYRFGNQEQACKDWTSALRLKNQKAQRWLDDFCTGDGPAKTADEYFADGDKALLNEKWQEAISAYTKCVHLKSDHYMAYGHRGRANRKAGNLDQAIADFSKAIKINPEYDWAYASRGYAKVVAKKYTEALLDFDKAIALKPSYRWAYAHRARTKYYLGRYKNAIEDYNNALKIDPNDGWSYRNRALARYELGDAVGTCADLKKAKELGDYKAEGLIQEYCKTRGSNNQRTTDTTRNYNTGLSSSNAEAIQFYKLGNERLDNEAFYDAITRYTQAIWADARFKEAYMDRGHAKIRLKDYRSAIKDFDNALLLDINYSEAYYLRGKSKWLLKDNEGAKADWLRAKALGNTNAKNMLLLNFSIGEDQKK; translated from the coding sequence ATGCGCAAACCTTTCTACTATTTGTTTTTTATTTGCCTGTTAGGAGCATCAGGAACATGGGCGCAAACTGCAGAGGAGTATTTTGACAGCGGCAATCAAAAGCTAATGAAAGAAGATTACGACGGGGCAGTGAATGACTATAACAACGCTATAGCTCAAAAAACCAATGTTGCTGCATTTTTTGCCAATCGTGCCATCGCTAAATACCGCTTGGGTCGTTACCTTGAGTCAGTGCAGGATTGTGACATTGCGCTAAGACTAGAACCCAACCAATCGAAGGTTTATAATAACCGGGGGCTCGCAAACTTTGGGCTAAAACGCTACAAAGAAGCAGTGAGTGACTATACCAAAGCCACCGCTTTAGAGCCTACTTTTGCCAAAGCCTACAATAACCGAGCGTTTACTTACCTTACCATGAGGGTTTTTCAGAGCGCTATAGATGATTATGACAAGTCTATTGGGCTAAAAATGGCAGATGCTGCTTCATATAATAATCGTGGGTGGGCCAAGGCCAAGCTAAAAAGGTTTACCGAAGCCGAACAAGACTACAACAAGGCCATTGCTATGGATCCAGAGTACGCCATGGCATACAACAACCGAGGCTATGTAAGAGCTAAGTTGGGCGACTACACCAACTCGGTACGCGATTACTCAAAATCTATTATTCTAAACCCTCGCTTTTCTGATGCTTACCTATGGCGAGGCATTACCCACTATCGTTTTGGCAACCAAGAGCAAGCCTGTAAAGACTGGACAAGTGCGTTGCGTCTAAAAAACCAAAAAGCACAACGGTGGTTAGATGATTTTTGTACTGGTGATGGTCCTGCCAAGACTGCTGATGAGTACTTTGCCGATGGTGACAAAGCTTTATTGAACGAAAAGTGGCAAGAAGCCATTAGTGCTTATACCAAATGTGTGCACCTAAAATCTGACCATTACATGGCGTATGGGCACCGGGGTAGAGCCAACCGTAAGGCGGGCAACCTTGATCAAGCAATTGCTGATTTTAGCAAGGCTATAAAAATTAACCCTGAGTATGACTGGGCGTATGCCAGCCGGGGCTACGCCAAAGTGGTAGCCAAAAAATATACAGAAGCTTTGCTTGACTTTGATAAGGCCATTGCCTTAAAGCCTTCTTATCGGTGGGCATATGCACACCGCGCTCGTACCAAGTACTACCTGGGGCGTTATAAAAATGCCATAGAAGATTATAACAATGCCTTGAAGATAGATCCAAACGATGGGTGGTCTTATCGTAATCGTGCCCTGGCACGCTACGAGTTAGGCGACGCAGTAGGTACTTGTGCAGATTTGAAGAAAGCCAAAGAATTGGGTGATTATAAGGCAGAAGGTTTGATACAGGAGTATTGTAAAACAAGGGGCAGCAACAACCAACGTACTACCGATACCACCCGAAATTATAATACGGGCTTATCGTCGAGCAATGCTGAAGCAATTCAGTTTTATAAGTTAGGTAATGAGAGATTAGACAACGAGGCTTTTTATGATGCCATTACCCGCTATACCCAAGCTATTTGGGCAGACGCCCGCTTTAAAGAAGCTTATATGGACAGGGGGCACGCAAAAATACGCTTGAAAGACTATAGAAGCGCAATCAAAGACTTTGACAACGCCCTATTGCTGGATATAAACTATTCGGAAGCTTATTATTTGCGAGGCAAGTCTAAGTGGTTGCTCAAGGACAATGAAGGGGCAAAAGCTGATTGGCTCAGGGCTAAAGCGTTGGGCAATACCAATGCAAAAAATATGTTACTCCTTAACTTTAGCATTGGAGAAGACCAGAAAAAATAA
- a CDS encoding dienelactone hydrolase family protein has translation MIKTETITYHDAQGNAFEGTINWDDATQQKRPGILVVHTFKGQGEFDNQKAVALASMGYVGFAIDLYGKGRRASVKEEAQALMDELNNDRPLLLQRMELALDVLKKHALTDTGQLGAVGFCFGGKAVLDLARSGAHLQGVVSFHGVYDAPVMSHPTPIKAAVLVLHGWEDPLATPEQTVALAHELTERKADWQILAFGHTGHAFTNPSANQPGMFYQPDTDRRAWQAMKQLFEEKFH, from the coding sequence ATGATAAAAACCGAAACTATCACTTATCACGACGCTCAAGGCAACGCTTTTGAGGGAACCATTAATTGGGATGATGCTACTCAGCAAAAACGCCCTGGAATATTGGTGGTGCATACTTTTAAAGGACAAGGCGAGTTTGACAACCAAAAAGCGGTAGCACTGGCCAGTATGGGGTATGTAGGTTTTGCCATAGATTTATACGGCAAAGGCAGGCGTGCCTCAGTCAAGGAAGAAGCACAAGCTTTGATGGATGAACTAAATAATGACCGTCCATTGCTACTGCAACGCATGGAGTTGGCGTTGGATGTGCTCAAAAAACATGCTTTGACAGATACCGGGCAATTAGGAGCCGTTGGGTTTTGCTTTGGTGGCAAAGCAGTACTTGACCTGGCACGTTCGGGGGCTCATCTTCAGGGAGTAGTGAGCTTTCATGGAGTATATGATGCTCCCGTTATGTCTCACCCTACCCCTATCAAAGCGGCAGTGTTGGTACTACACGGTTGGGAAGACCCACTGGCTACTCCTGAACAAACGGTGGCCTTGGCACACGAACTGACTGAACGCAAAGCAGACTGGCAAATTTTAGCTTTTGGCCATACCGGACACGCTTTTACCAACCCTAGCGCCAATCAACCAGGAATGTTTTACCAACCCGATACCGATCGGAGAGCTTGGCAGGCCATGAAACAGCTCTTTGAAGAAAAGTTTCATTGA
- a CDS encoding tetratricopeptide repeat protein yields MREALVIVILVLLATNTSVQAQSMSPDSLQKEYLSLKADTQKVRFLLKVASAYETHKQHYKADSVLGEMLEIAHDEQLSKYEILALLKKGKFWQERSNYKKSLKYYHQALDKMKTTSYPLIKAKAFQSLGSLFAEQGKLEESETYYQKALDIYDSTQNLKGIAQSYISLGRMFKGRQQFGKALQYYDKAIKAFEQQNDPMTLALIYRRKGVIYRMLKKYKQSEVFYNKALKIYKAQKSERGVASTLYNLGLLYAYQKKYPKAIEFSLQSLKLKQKVGTQRQIANSFTNLGELFVRSGDLNRADTMLKNALNITQKQGMNDLVMYNYQSLALLDSARGNMMGAWNYLRKYQKVNAKLYDQRGKKLLTKMRAKYDTERKENENELLKQEKAMQLQKLKTQYLWLIIISGGFFAMVLLAVVLYRYYRSKQKANLHLSKLNQELHQQQEEIISQRDFIENQNKSLSEKNTMITQSIKAAKNIQDATLPFASRVDAFLQEYFCIYQPKDIVSGDFYWIERIDKRIFVVAVDCTGHGVPGAFMSMITNTLLDHIVKVQRIMQPKEILSELNVKFGYALKKQESNTNSGMDVGMCMFNSTDNAQVTNVAFSGARRPLYYITPKSNELIEVRGTRRSIGSKRREDLNFEGHQLQLPQGSMLYLSSDGYADQNDAQRRKIGTAYLKQLLLDISPLSVARQKKALLDHLENHMKNTEQRDDILLLGVRL; encoded by the coding sequence ATGCGTGAAGCTCTGGTCATAGTTATTTTAGTATTGTTGGCTACTAACACCAGCGTTCAGGCACAATCAATGTCCCCCGATAGCTTACAAAAAGAGTATTTAAGCTTAAAAGCCGACACCCAAAAAGTCCGGTTTTTATTGAAGGTAGCCTCCGCCTACGAAACCCACAAACAACACTACAAGGCAGACTCGGTTCTGGGAGAAATGCTGGAAATAGCCCACGACGAACAATTATCGAAGTACGAAATATTGGCATTGTTAAAAAAAGGTAAGTTTTGGCAAGAACGCAGCAACTATAAAAAATCGTTAAAATATTACCATCAGGCGCTAGACAAAATGAAAACTACCTCCTATCCTTTGATCAAAGCAAAAGCTTTTCAATCATTGGGTTCATTGTTTGCGGAGCAAGGCAAACTTGAAGAGTCGGAAACTTATTACCAAAAGGCGCTGGATATTTATGACTCTACCCAAAACCTCAAGGGTATTGCACAATCATACATAAGCCTGGGGCGGATGTTTAAGGGAAGGCAACAGTTCGGCAAAGCCTTACAGTATTACGACAAGGCAATCAAGGCATTTGAGCAGCAGAATGACCCAATGACCCTTGCCCTTATTTATCGACGAAAGGGGGTCATTTATCGCATGCTCAAGAAATATAAGCAATCCGAAGTTTTTTATAACAAAGCCCTGAAAATATACAAAGCCCAAAAATCGGAAAGAGGAGTGGCCAGTACCTTATATAACCTGGGCTTATTGTACGCCTACCAAAAAAAATACCCCAAGGCTATAGAGTTTTCTTTACAATCGCTCAAGCTCAAACAAAAAGTAGGTACACAACGGCAAATTGCCAATAGTTTTACCAACCTGGGAGAGCTCTTTGTCCGTTCGGGAGACCTGAACCGAGCAGACACAATGCTCAAAAATGCCCTAAACATTACCCAAAAACAAGGGATGAACGATTTGGTCATGTATAATTACCAAAGCCTGGCTTTGCTCGATTCGGCCAGGGGCAACATGATGGGTGCCTGGAACTACCTGAGAAAGTATCAAAAAGTAAATGCCAAATTATACGATCAGCGAGGCAAGAAATTACTTACTAAGATGCGGGCAAAGTATGACACCGAACGCAAAGAAAATGAAAACGAATTGCTGAAGCAGGAAAAGGCGATGCAGTTGCAAAAGCTCAAAACCCAGTATTTATGGCTGATTATTATCAGCGGTGGTTTTTTTGCGATGGTACTGCTTGCCGTAGTATTGTATAGGTATTATCGTTCAAAACAAAAAGCCAACTTACACCTAAGCAAACTCAACCAAGAGTTACACCAACAACAGGAAGAAATCATTAGCCAACGTGACTTTATAGAAAACCAAAATAAATCTTTGTCAGAAAAAAACACCATGATCACACAAAGCATCAAGGCAGCTAAGAACATACAAGATGCTACGCTTCCTTTTGCCTCAAGGGTAGATGCTTTTCTTCAAGAGTATTTTTGTATTTATCAGCCTAAAGACATTGTGTCAGGAGACTTTTACTGGATTGAGAGAATTGACAAACGCATATTTGTGGTAGCAGTAGATTGTACTGGGCACGGGGTACCAGGAGCATTTATGAGTATGATCACCAACACTTTGCTCGACCATATTGTGAAAGTTCAACGAATCATGCAGCCCAAAGAAATTCTAAGCGAGCTAAATGTGAAGTTTGGCTATGCACTCAAAAAACAAGAAAGCAATACCAATAGCGGTATGGATGTGGGTATGTGTATGTTTAACTCTACAGACAACGCTCAAGTCACGAATGTAGCTTTTTCGGGTGCGCGTCGTCCTTTGTATTATATCACTCCCAAAAGCAATGAGTTGATCGAGGTAAGAGGAACCCGACGATCTATAGGCAGCAAAAGGCGTGAAGATTTGAACTTTGAAGGTCACCAACTACAATTGCCCCAAGGTAGTATGTTGTATTTATCGTCAGATGGTTATGCTGACCAAAACGATGCACAGCGTCGAAAAATAGGGACAGCATACCTCAAACAACTATTACTTGACATTTCACCATTGTCAGTCGCCAGACAAAAAAAGGCATTATTAGATCATCTGGAAAATCACATGAAAAATACTGAGCAAAGAGATGATATTTTATTGTTGGGCGTTAGATTATAA
- a CDS encoding nucleoside 2-deoxyribosyltransferase domain-containing protein: MKETIRTLFSRKHEVVIPKQGVFLAGPTPPNGSMTTGWRRAVINALKADERLHPGMMVVSPEPETGNWADIDNAHPANQTEAIQDKQIPWEWQYLNLCDITAFWLPTYWTKEKAGVFAPNIGPTSRWEYGYFLQEYIKNPDKRRFIVGGPEDADSIKWAKKMADVNGVPWHTLKAENKSKLVADSFVKAIADALVDGQWGY, encoded by the coding sequence ATGAAAGAAACCATCAGAACTTTATTTTCACGCAAACACGAGGTAGTCATTCCCAAACAAGGGGTATTTTTGGCAGGGCCTACTCCGCCCAATGGTTCCATGACTACTGGCTGGAGGCGGGCGGTTATAAATGCACTCAAGGCAGATGAAAGGTTGCACCCTGGAATGATGGTAGTATCGCCCGAACCTGAAACAGGTAATTGGGCAGACATTGACAATGCCCACCCGGCAAACCAGACGGAGGCCATTCAAGACAAGCAAATACCTTGGGAGTGGCAATACCTGAACCTATGCGATATTACAGCTTTTTGGTTACCTACTTATTGGACCAAGGAAAAAGCAGGTGTGTTTGCTCCAAACATAGGGCCTACCAGTCGTTGGGAGTATGGTTATTTTTTACAGGAATATATCAAAAACCCTGATAAGCGACGCTTTATTGTAGGGGGCCCCGAAGACGCTGACAGCATAAAATGGGCAAAAAAAATGGCAGATGTCAACGGGGTACCCTGGCATACACTTAAGGCTGAGAACAAATCTAAGTTAGTAGCCGATTCATTTGTAAAAGCAATTGCCGATGCTTTGGTAGATGGACAATGGGGGTATTGA